From the genome of Triticum aestivum cultivar Chinese Spring chromosome 3B, IWGSC CS RefSeq v2.1, whole genome shotgun sequence, one region includes:
- the LOC123068778 gene encoding galactinol--sucrose galactosyltransferase, producing the protein MAPNLSKATDDLLGDVAVDGLKQSPRFTLKGKDLAVDGHPALLDVPANIRLTPASVLVSAAEVAGATDGSFLGFDAPAPESRHVMPVGKLVDTRFMSIFRFKVWWTTHWVGTAGRDVENETQMMVLDRTADRPYVLLLPIVDGAFRASLQSGEDDHVALCLESGSSVVKGSVFRSAVYLHAGDDPFELVREAARVVRAHLGTFRLLEEKTPPPIVDKFGWCTWDAFYLKVHPEGVWEGVRGLAEGGCPPGLVLIDDGWQSICHDEDDPADGAEGMNRTAAGEQMPCRLIKFQENHKFRDYKGGLGLGGFVREMKAAFPTVEQVYVWHALCGYWGGLRPGTPGLPPTKVVAPKLSPGLKRTMEDLAVDKIVNNGVGLVDPEHARELYEGLHSHLEASGIDGVKVDVIHLLEMLCEEYGGRVELAKAYFRGLTESVRRHFGGNGVIASMEHCNDFMLLGTEAVALGRVGDDFWCTDPSGDPNGTFWLQGCHMVHCAYNSLWMGSFIHPDWDMFQSTHPCAAFHAVSRAVSGGPVYVSDSVGSHDFALLRRLALPDGTILRCEHHALPTRDLLFLDPLHDGKTMLKIWNLNRFSGVLGAFNCQGGGWSPEARRNKCWSQCSVPVTARAGPADVEWKQGTAHPVAVEGAAQFAVFFVEAKKLELLLPEETVEITLEPFNYELLVVAPVRVVSPDKDIRFAPIGLANMLNTGGAVQAFESSEGGNGEVTVEVAVKGAGEMAAYSSAKPRLCKVEGEDAEFAYKDGVVTVAVPWSGSSSKLSRVEYVY; encoded by the exons ATGGCTCCCAACCTCAGCAAGGCGACGGACGACCTGCTCGGCGACGTGGCCGTGGACGGCCTCAAGCAATCGCCGCGCTTCACGCTCAAGGGCAAGGACCTCGCCGTCGACGGCCACCCGGCCCTCCTCGACGTCCCCGCCAACATCCGCCTCACCCCGGCCTCCGTCCTCGTGTCCGCTGCCGAGGTAGCCGGCGCCACCGACGGCAGCTTCCTCGGCTTCGACGCCCCGGCGCCGGAGAGCCGCCATGTGATGCCGGTCGGCAAGCTGGTTGACACGAGGTTCATGAGCATCTTCCGCTTCAAGGTGTGGTGGACGACGCACTGGGTGGGCACCGCCGGCCGCGACGTGGAGAACGAGACCCAGATGATGGTGCTGGACCGCACCGCCGACCGACCGTACGTGCTCCTCCTCCCCATCGTCGACGGCGCCTTCCGCGCCAGCCTCCAGTCCGGGGAGGACGACCACGTGGCGCTCTGCCTCGagagcggctcctctgtcgtgaaGGGGTCCGTGTTCAGGAGCGCCGTGTACCTGCACGCCGGCGACGATCCGTTCGAGCTGGTGAGGGAGGCGGCCAGGGTGGTGCGCGCCCACCTCGGCACCTTCCGGCTGCTGGAGGAGAAGACGCCGCCGCCGATCGTGGACAAGTTCGGGTGGTGCACCTGGGACGCCTTCTACCTCAAGGTGCACCCAGAGGGGGTGTGGGAGGGCGTGCGCGGGCTGGCGGAGGGCGGGTGCCCGCCGGGGCTCGTGCTCATCGACGACGGCTGGCAGTCCATCTGCCACGACGAAGACGACCCCGCCGACGGCGCCGAGGGCATGAACCGCACGGCCGCCGGCGAGCAGATGCCGTGCCGGCTCATCAAGTTCCAGGAGAACCACAAGTTCAGGGACTACAagggcggcctcggcctcggcgggTTCGTGCGCGAGATGAAGGCCGCGTTCCCGACGGTGGAGCAGGTGTACGTGTGGCACGCGCTTTGCGGCTACTGGGGCGGGCTCCGGCCCGGCACGCCGGGGCTGCCGCCGACCAAGGTCGTCGCGCCCAAGCTCTCCCCGGGGCTCAAGCGCACCATGGAGGACCTCGCCGTCGACAAGATCGTCAACAACGGCGTCGGGCTCGTCGACCCGGAGCACGCGCGCGAGCTCTACGAGGGCCTCCACTCCCACCTCGAGGCCTCCGGCATCGACGGCGTCAAGGTCGACGTCATACAT CTGCTGGAGATGCTGTGCGAGGAGTACGGCGGGCGGGTGGAGCTTGCCAAGGCCTACTTCCGCGGGCTCACGGAGTCCGTGCGCCGGCACTTCGGCGGCAACGGCGTGATCGCCAGCATGGAGCACTGCAACGACTTCATGCTGCTGGGCACGGAGGCGGTGGCGCTGGGCCGCGTCGGCGACGACTTCTGGTGcaccgacccctccggcgaccccAACGGCACCTTCTGGCTGCAGGGCTGCCACATGGTGCACTGCGCCTACAACTCCCTCTGGATGGGCAGCTTCATCCACCCGGACTGGGACATGTTCCAGTCCACGCACCCCTGCGCCGCCTTCCACGCCGTCTCCCGCGCCGTCTCCGGCGGCCCCGTCTACGTCAGCGACTCCGTCGGCAGCCACGACttcgcgctcctccgccgcctcgctcTCCCGGACGGCACCATCCTCCGCTGCGAGCACCACGCGCTCCCCACCCGCGACCTCCTCTTCCTCGACCCGCTCCACGACGGCAAGACCATGCTCAAGATCTGGAACCTCAACAGGTTCTCCGGCGTGCTGGGCGCGTTCAACTGCCAGGGCGGCGGGTGGAGCCCCGAGGCGCGCCGGAACAAGTGCTGGTCGCAGTGCTCCGTCCCCGTCACCGCGCGCGCCGGCCCGGCCGACGTCGAGTGGAAGCAGGGCACCGCCCACCCCGTCGCCGTCGAGGGCGCCGCGCAGTTCGCCGTCTTCTTCGTCGAGGCCAAGAAGCTGGAGCTGCTGCTCCCGGAGGAGACGGTGGAGATCACGCTCGAGCCGTTCAACtacgagctcctcgtggtggcGCCCGTCCGGGTCGTCTCGCCGGACAAGGACATCCGGTTCGCGCCCATCGGGCTCGCCAACATGCTCAACACCGGCGGCGCGGTGCAGGCCTTCGAGTCCAGCGAGGGCGGCAACGGCGAGGTGACCGTGGAGGTGGCTGTCAAGGGCGCGGGGGAGATGGCGGCCTACTCGTCGGCGAAGCCCAGGCTGTGCAAGGTTGAGGGCGAGgacgccgagttcgcgtacaagGACGGCGTGGTCACAGTGGCCGTGCCGTGGTCCGGCTCGTCGTCCAAGCTGTCTCGTGTCGAGTATGTCTATTGA